In Methanosarcina siciliae T4/M, one genomic interval encodes:
- a CDS encoding beta-propeller fold lactonase family protein, whose protein sequence is MEEITYDKTYREHTLIRVLGITSLTILILIGVAGAAPFAYVTNLGDYDQRGYYYDTNYNGTVPAPNVAVIDTATNNVTARVPVEGWPRDIAVNPAGTKVYVATPGFGPTISVIDIATNTVSATVNVGRYPMQVAVNPAGTKVYVTDRDRTNISVIDTATNTLMEQINVGMITRNVVISPDGKKIYVTNIFNNTTSVIDAITNKVTTTISVGDSPNEVAIAPDGNKVYVTNTGSNTVSVIDTTADNVTATVPVGDGDTPSDIAVSPDGKKAYVTISGNYNDSGNTVSVIDTVNNTVTATVPVGITPLGVAVTPDGKNVYVTNAKSDNVSVIDTDTDTVTATVNVGVHPTSVVIVPPTDSDMTVQSTGTNSNVTEDIGVEKTNLSSEEKNAVGLNNSNNNNSESDNDSSSGGNESSEISSTPGFGLLGSLTCLYGGWKLRKK, encoded by the coding sequence ATGGAAGAAATAACATATGATAAAACATATCGAGAGCATACTCTCATAAGAGTTTTGGGAATAACTTCACTTACGATTTTAATATTGATAGGGGTGGCAGGTGCGGCTCCATTTGCATATGTGACAAATCTGGGAGATTATGATCAGAGAGGTTATTATTACGATACGAATTATAATGGTACTGTTCCTGCTCCTAATGTCGCTGTAATTGACACAGCAACTAACAATGTTACAGCCAGAGTGCCTGTAGAAGGCTGGCCTAGAGATATTGCAGTCAACCCTGCAGGAACAAAGGTATATGTGGCAACTCCAGGATTCGGTCCAACTATCTCGGTAATTGACATAGCGACAAATACGGTTAGTGCTACAGTGAATGTAGGACGTTATCCTATGCAAGTTGCAGTCAACCCTGCAGGAACAAAAGTTTATGTGACAGACCGTGATAGAACCAATATCTCTGTAATTGACACAGCTACAAATACTTTAATGGAACAGATTAATGTGGGGATGATTACTCGTAATGTTGTCATTAGTCCTGACGGAAAAAAAATCTATGTTACGAACATTTTCAACAATACTACTTCTGTAATTGACGCAATTACAAACAAAGTTACAACCACTATATCTGTAGGAGACAGTCCTAATGAAGTTGCAATTGCTCCTGATGGAAATAAGGTTTACGTGACTAATACAGGCAGCAACACTGTTTCTGTAATCGACACAACTGCAGACAATGTTACGGCCACCGTGCCCGTAGGAGATGGAGATACCCCCAGTGATATTGCAGTCAGTCCTGATGGAAAAAAGGCATATGTGACAATCTCTGGTAACTACAATGATTCCGGTAACACTGTTTCTGTAATTGACACAGTAAATAACACTGTTACAGCCACAGTTCCTGTAGGAATTACTCCTTTAGGAGTTGCAGTCACACCAGACGGAAAAAATGTATATGTGACAAACGCCAAAAGCGACAATGTATCCGTAATTGACACAGACACGGACACTGTTACGGCTACGGTGAATGTAGGAGTCCACCCTACTAGTGTTGTAATTGTACCTCCTACAGATTCTGATATGACTGTCCAAAGCACAGGGACAAACTCCAACGTAACTGAAGACATAGGGGTTGAAAAAACGAACTTATCATCTGAAGAAAAAAATGCTGTCGGACTCAATAATTCAAACAACAATAATTCGGAATCTGACAATGATAGTAGCTCCGGCGGAAATGAATCGAGTGAAATTAGCTCTACTCCGGGTTTTGGATTATTAGGAAGCTTGACCTGCCTGTATGGAGGGTGGAAGCTCAGGAAAAAGTAA
- a CDS encoding UPF0228 family protein has product MSKINKEIVIFIIFLTLLTFWGLSVKTPVEDTKTPYPESKVGGMTIQFKDGISESEVKVILQHYNMTRNYRLTYDTNYSDMDYYIMADKDNWSDIRSELVTEMKENNKKNWTLSIPAQVMKKEDYYVLPVSEQAVKDEKFLAILDKYDIKVDKFTWCKIRFLYSDGPRTYWIPEEDAIKIKNEMEQNENIFSVQLSYLFP; this is encoded by the coding sequence ATGAGCAAAATCAATAAGGAAATCGTGATTTTTATCATTTTTCTAACTCTTTTAACGTTTTGGGGGTTATCTGTAAAAACACCGGTAGAGGATACGAAAACACCATATCCTGAATCAAAAGTAGGTGGTATGACTATTCAATTTAAAGATGGAATTTCTGAGTCCGAAGTAAAAGTCATTCTTCAACACTATAACATGACTCGGAACTATAGACTAACATATGACACTAATTATTCCGATATGGATTACTACATAATGGCAGACAAAGATAACTGGAGTGACATCAGAAGCGAACTTGTAACAGAGATGAAAGAGAATAATAAAAAAAATTGGACCCTATCCATACCTGCTCAAGTTATGAAAAAAGAAGATTATTACGTTCTTCCGGTTTCTGAACAAGCAGTAAAGGATGAAAAATTTCTTGCAATACTGGACAAATATGATATTAAAGTGGATAAATTTACCTGGTGTAAGATTCGTTTTCTTTATAGTGATGGTCCCCGTACTTATTGGATTCCGGAAGAGGATGCAATAAAAATAAAAAATGAAATGGAACAAAATGAAAATATTTTTTCGGTCCAGCTTAGTTACCTTTTTCCCTAA
- a CDS encoding UPF0228 family protein translates to MSKINKEIVIFIIFLTLLTFWGLSVKTPVEDTKTPYPESKVGGMTIQFKDGISESEVKAILQHYNMTRNYRLTYDTNYSDMDYYIMADKDNWSDIRSELVTEMKENNKKNWTLSIPAQVMKKEDYYILPVSEQAVKDEKFLAILDKYDIKVEKFTWCKIRFLYSDGPRTYWIPEEDAIKIKNEMEQNENIFSVQLSYLFP, encoded by the coding sequence ATGAGCAAAATCAATAAGGAAATCGTGATTTTTATCATTTTTCTAACTCTTTTAACGTTTTGGGGGTTATCTGTAAAAACACCGGTAGAGGATACGAAAACACCATATCCTGAATCAAAAGTAGGTGGTATGACTATTCAATTTAAAGATGGAATTTCTGAGTCCGAAGTAAAAGCCATTCTTCAACACTATAACATGACTCGGAACTATAGACTAACATATGACACTAATTATTCCGATATGGATTACTACATAATGGCAGACAAAGATAACTGGAGTGACATCAGAAGCGAACTTGTAACAGAGATGAAAGAGAATAATAAAAAAAATTGGACTCTATCCATACCTGCTCAAGTTATGAAAAAAGAAGATTATTACATTCTTCCGGTCTCTGAACAGGCAGTAAAGGATGAAAAATTTCTTGCAATACTGGACAAATATGATATTAAAGTGGAAAAATTTACCTGGTGTAAGATTCGTTTTCTTTATAGTGATGGTCCCCGTACTTATTGGATTCCGGAAGAGGATGCAATAAAAATAAAAAATGAAATGGAACAAAATGAAAATATTTTTTCGGTCCAGCTTAGTTACCTTTTTCCCTAA
- a CDS encoding pentapeptide repeat-containing protein: protein MVLREELKQFLGNAKKEMKQLYEKIKQHPLTCLICIIAIVTAVVLLIALPYWRVAQFGITNPKDLADAENSYRSTLAQILGGIAVGIGIYFAWGNLTNSREGQITDRFTRAIEQLGSKELEIRLGGIYALERIANESEKDYWPIVEILTAYIRKNSPVELAESRDKITLDIQAILTVIGKTKNNFNNENSKRLDLRGTFLQGANLQETNLQGANLQEANLQGVDLQEANLQGADFSEANLQGADLRDSHLEGADLCSAHIEEAYLYDTHLEKAVLLDVHLERAGLNDAYLEKASFNGAHLEKAEFWGANLKGAEFWGANLEGTLLREANLEGANLIEANLERANLIEANLERAILMYANLKGANFEGVNLEEANFEGTNLKRTKNLTVDQLSKVKTLYKAELDPELEKPLKEKYPTLFEKPKDKPLFSDEI from the coding sequence ATGGTATTAAGGGAAGAATTGAAGCAGTTTTTAGGGAATGCAAAAAAAGAGATGAAGCAACTATATGAGAAGATAAAACAGCATCCATTAACTTGTCTAATTTGTATAATTGCCATTGTAACTGCTGTAGTCCTATTAATTGCACTTCCATATTGGCGAGTAGCTCAATTTGGAATAACGAACCCAAAAGACTTAGCTGATGCTGAAAACAGCTACCGTTCCACATTAGCTCAAATATTGGGTGGCATTGCAGTTGGGATTGGAATTTATTTTGCTTGGGGAAATCTTACAAATTCTAGAGAAGGTCAGATTACTGATCGTTTCACTAGAGCTATTGAACAGTTAGGAAGTAAAGAATTGGAAATTAGATTAGGTGGAATATACGCCCTTGAGAGAATTGCAAATGAATCCGAGAAAGATTACTGGCCAATTGTGGAGATTCTAACGGCTTATATTCGGAAAAACTCACCTGTAGAATTAGCTGAAAGTCGAGATAAAATAACTCTAGATATTCAAGCAATTCTTACTGTAATTGGAAAAACCAAAAATAATTTTAATAATGAAAATTCCAAACGTCTCGATTTGCGAGGAACATTTCTTCAAGGGGCTAATCTTCAAGAGACTAATCTTCAAGGAGCTAATCTTCAAGAGGCTAATCTCCAAGGAGTTGACCTTCAAGAGGCTAATCTTCAAGGAGCTGACTTTAGTGAGGCTAATCTTCAAGGGGCTGACCTTAGGGACAGTCATCTCGAAGGAGCTGATCTTTGCAGTGCTCATATTGAAGAGGCTTATCTTTATGATACTCATCTTGAAAAGGCTGTCCTTCTGGATGTTCATCTTGAAAGAGCAGGCTTAAATGATGCTTATCTTGAAAAGGCTAGCTTTAATGGTGCTCATCTTGAAAAAGCTGAATTTTGGGGAGCAAATCTTAAAGGAGCTGAATTTTGGGGAGCTAATCTTGAAGGGACTCTCCTTAGAGAGGCTAACCTTGAAGGAGCTAACCTTATAGAAGCTAACCTTGAAAGAGCTAACCTTATAGAAGCTAACCTTGAAAGAGCTATCCTTATGTACGCTAACCTCAAAGGAGCTAACTTTGAAGGAGTAAACCTTGAAGAAGCTAATTTTGAAGGAACAAACCTTAAAAGAACTAAAAATCTGACAGTTGACCAGCTTTCAAAAGTGAAAACACTTTACAAGGCAGAATTAGATCCAGAGCTAGAAAAGCCATTAAAAGAGAAGTACCCAACCCTTTTTGAAAAACCTAAAGATAAACCTTTGTTTTCAGATGAAATATAA
- a CDS encoding DUF2971 domain-containing protein — protein sequence MNELKLDNKPVEKLFYKFRPINQHLFDTLEYNELYFRDPRDYNDPVDSVVDGYYEGTFEEFIDYMIKKGGMSREVAVNNMVVGIALGDYQITGNKFKRTAPKKRLHFDIPHIPTYCLSEENKDVTMWSHYADHHKGVCLSFKAKYGPIPEYGEEGYGLTINSERIPIVEMTYDGKMPDPINLLDINGKQLMQFLSTKGSCWEYEKEYRMFLFEEANEQNQNIKRCTFEKTELEGIIFGLNVKKCDALKIYRIIHKNYNDVPFNFYKVQKVENGYEIRIKPICKTGIDEYLESLSD from the coding sequence ATGAATGAACTGAAACTCGATAATAAACCCGTTGAAAAATTATTTTATAAATTTCGACCAATAAATCAACACTTATTTGACACATTAGAATATAATGAACTTTACTTTAGAGATCCTCGTGACTATAACGACCCAGTTGACAGTGTAGTGGATGGTTACTATGAAGGTACATTTGAAGAATTCATAGACTATATGATTAAAAAGGGTGGCATGAGTAGAGAAGTTGCAGTAAATAATATGGTAGTCGGAATCGCCTTAGGGGATTACCAGATAACTGGCAACAAGTTTAAACGAACCGCTCCCAAAAAAAGATTACACTTTGATATACCACATATCCCTACATATTGTCTCAGTGAAGAAAATAAGGATGTTACGATGTGGAGTCACTATGCAGACCATCATAAAGGAGTATGCTTAAGTTTCAAAGCAAAGTACGGGCCTATACCAGAATATGGAGAAGAGGGCTATGGATTAACAATAAATTCAGAACGTATACCAATAGTAGAAATGACGTATGATGGAAAAATGCCAGATCCTATAAATTTATTGGACATAAATGGAAAACAACTAATGCAATTTTTATCAACTAAAGGGTCATGCTGGGAATATGAAAAAGAATATCGAATGTTTTTATTTGAAGAAGCAAATGAACAGAATCAAAATATAAAAAGATGTACATTCGAAAAAACAGAACTGGAAGGCATCATTTTTGGATTAAACGTAAAGAAATGCGATGCTCTTAAAATTTATAGAATAATTCATAAAAATTATAACGATGTTCCATTCAACTTTTACAAAGTCCAAAAAGTAGAAAATGGATATGAAATTAGAATTAAACCAATATGTAAGACCGGCATAGATGAATATTTAGAATCCTTAAGTGATTAA
- a CDS encoding Lrp/AsnC ligand binding domain-containing protein, which translates to MVIGVTMINVLPGYEKAAYRELKNIEGIKDVYHVFGEYDFVIIIDVEDLSILNAVVDRIRESETVTATQTIIGAEL; encoded by the coding sequence ATGGTTATAGGAGTTACAATGATAAACGTGCTGCCCGGATATGAAAAGGCAGCATACAGGGAATTGAAGAATATAGAGGGAATCAAGGACGTCTACCATGTTTTCGGAGAGTACGATTTTGTCATAATCATAGACGTCGAAGATCTTAGCATCCTCAATGCCGTGGTAGACAGGATAAGGGAAAGCGAAACCGTAACCGCAACCCAGACGATTATCGGGGCGGAACTCTGA